Proteins encoded within one genomic window of Nitrospina gracilis 3/211:
- the sbnA gene encoding 2,3-diaminopropionate biosynthesis protein SbnA, translating into MVHDSVVSCVGNTPLVRLSRLFPHLGLDVIAKLELLNPGGSVKDRPARFIVEEGLRDGSIRPGTHLIESTSGNLGIALAMNAKINGLAFTCVVDPNISETNLRIIKLLGARIDMVEEKDDQGGYLKTRIRRVNELLEEIPGSIWVNQYANENNMQSHYRGEGEEVIRQLDGPIDCLVVGVSTSGTILGLARRLRDRFPNLRVVAVDAFGSVIFGTAPRARQLPGIGASRTPELLRPEEIDEVIHVSDWESVQGCHTLLAKEGIFAGGSSGSVVAAIQKMIPVFPRPYRVLTLFPDRGDRYLDMVYDEAWVSSLRREVVDGAYSLPAREVVGLNQSLKVNAS; encoded by the coding sequence ATGGTTCATGATTCCGTTGTCAGTTGTGTGGGAAATACGCCTCTGGTTCGGCTGTCGCGGTTGTTTCCGCACCTCGGTTTGGATGTGATCGCAAAACTGGAACTGCTCAATCCCGGCGGGAGTGTCAAGGATCGGCCGGCCCGTTTCATCGTTGAAGAAGGACTGCGTGACGGGAGCATCCGGCCGGGAACTCATTTGATTGAGAGCACCTCTGGAAATCTGGGGATCGCTCTCGCCATGAACGCCAAGATAAACGGCCTAGCTTTCACCTGCGTGGTGGATCCGAATATATCCGAGACCAATCTGCGCATCATCAAATTACTGGGTGCCCGCATAGACATGGTGGAAGAAAAAGACGACCAGGGTGGTTACCTGAAAACCCGAATCAGGCGGGTCAATGAGTTGTTGGAGGAAATTCCGGGCAGCATTTGGGTCAACCAGTACGCCAACGAGAACAACATGCAGTCGCATTACCGGGGGGAAGGTGAGGAGGTCATCCGGCAGTTGGATGGACCCATCGACTGCCTGGTGGTCGGGGTCAGCACCAGCGGAACGATTCTTGGGCTCGCTCGGCGTTTGCGCGATCGATTTCCCAATCTGCGTGTGGTGGCGGTGGATGCATTCGGCTCGGTGATTTTCGGCACCGCTCCCCGCGCCCGCCAACTGCCGGGCATCGGCGCCAGCCGCACGCCGGAGTTGCTGCGTCCGGAGGAAATCGACGAAGTCATTCATGTTAGCGATTGGGAATCGGTTCAGGGCTGCCACACCCTGTTGGCGAAAGAAGGGATTTTCGCAGGCGGTTCCTCCGGATCGGTGGTCGCCGCCATTCAAAAAATGATACCGGTCTTTCCCCGTCCTTACCGTGTGCTGACGCTGTTTCCCGATCGCGGGGACCGTTACCTCGACATGGTCTATGACGAAGCCTGGGTATCGAGTCTGCGGCGCGAAGTCGTCGATGGCGCCTATTCTCTTCCCGCGAGGGAAGTCGTCGGCCTTAACCAGTCATTAAAGGTGAATGCATCATGA
- a CDS encoding transposase, which produces MLDSSSSSPRQGSFYDPEFICEQLIPEDSFYRQFKEKVGRLITDRMFESMYCTDNGRPPISPALLAKATVLRFHRNLSDREMERACAYDIEINFALGLLLDARPFDHSSLGDFRKRLLEHAQEKAVFDKLLSKLVKVGLIGRN; this is translated from the coding sequence ATGCTAGATTCCTCCTCCTCTTCCCCGCGCCAGGGGAGCTTTTACGATCCCGAGTTTATCTGTGAACAACTGATTCCCGAAGACAGTTTCTACCGCCAGTTCAAGGAGAAGGTGGGGCGGTTGATCACGGACCGGATGTTCGAGTCGATGTACTGCACCGACAACGGGCGTCCGCCGATCTCGCCGGCGCTGTTGGCCAAGGCGACGGTTCTCCGGTTCCACCGCAACCTGTCGGACCGGGAGATGGAGCGGGCCTGCGCCTATGACATCGAGATCAATTTCGCATTGGGGCTGCTGCTGGACGCGCGTCCGTTCGACCATTCCTCGCTCGGTGACTTTCGCAAGCGCCTGCTGGAGCACGCGCAGGAGAAGGCGGTGTTCGACAAGCTCCTCAGCAAACTGGTCAAGGTGGGGCTGATCGGCCGGAATTAA
- a CDS encoding RNA polymerase sigma factor produces the protein MPHSYCDSNLLAVLVSCYEDLKTFLTRKYGCRSLAEEVVQETWLRVRQLSQPIVVDHPRAYLFKMAANLAIDHLRSEKVRKRYISEDSQADEFPKDTPLPDRVLDYKQRLAVLRQAVDELPPRCREVFLLHKFEEYSHAEIAERLDISRNMVEKHIIRGLAHCRNRLRQAMP, from the coding sequence ATGCCTCATTCATATTGCGATTCCAATTTACTCGCCGTGCTGGTTTCCTGTTATGAGGATTTGAAAACGTTTTTAACTCGGAAGTATGGTTGCCGGTCGCTGGCCGAAGAGGTGGTGCAGGAGACCTGGCTGCGTGTTCGACAGCTTTCGCAGCCGATAGTGGTCGACCATCCACGCGCCTATCTGTTCAAGATGGCGGCCAACCTGGCCATCGACCACTTGCGTTCGGAAAAGGTGCGCAAACGGTATATCAGTGAGGATTCGCAGGCGGACGAATTTCCCAAAGACACTCCTTTGCCGGACCGGGTGCTCGACTACAAACAGCGCCTGGCGGTCCTGCGTCAAGCGGTTGATGAGTTGCCGCCGCGTTGCCGGGAAGTCTTCCTGCTCCACAAGTTCGAGGAGTACAGTCATGCGGAGATTGCCGAGCGGCTGGATATTTCCCGGAACATGGTGGAGAAGCACATCATCCGCGGTCTTGCGCATTGCCGGAATCGCCTGCGGCAGGCCATGCCTTAA
- the sbnB gene encoding 2,3-diaminopropionate biosynthesis protein SbnB, which produces MTQQVQNLVVEDTTPKVLYLSRSDLTSLGGGRSAIYMQALTEGLRLHARQEFVQPLKPYLRWPGAGHIADRIIAMPGYLGGGAPVAGIKWVGSRHQNPGLHHLERASALTILNHPDTNYPMAVMEGGLISGMRTAAVTAVAARHLAREGFASIAIIGCGPIGRMQLTTLLEQFPSITDVHLFDLNVSAVRALIKEVSVEHGDVRFFIADSAEAAVRAGDVVAPCTVTDKPYIPFEWLRTGSFVSNVSIMDVHKEVFLQVDKVVVDDWDQCNREKKVINQLVMEGRFSREQLHAELGEIVEGRRPGRETEEEIILLNPMGMAIDDLACAHALYQQALSTGIGTWLKLY; this is translated from the coding sequence ATGACACAACAAGTCCAGAATCTTGTGGTGGAAGACACCACGCCGAAAGTTCTTTATCTGAGCCGTTCCGATTTGACGAGTTTGGGCGGTGGCCGGTCTGCTATTTACATGCAGGCGTTGACCGAGGGGCTGCGCCTGCATGCCCGGCAGGAATTTGTTCAACCGCTGAAACCCTATTTGCGCTGGCCGGGCGCAGGGCATATTGCTGACCGAATCATCGCCATGCCCGGTTACCTGGGAGGCGGGGCCCCGGTTGCAGGAATCAAGTGGGTGGGCAGCCGACATCAGAATCCCGGACTGCACCACCTGGAACGCGCCAGCGCCCTGACCATTCTCAACCACCCGGACACCAATTACCCGATGGCGGTGATGGAGGGCGGGCTCATCAGCGGCATGCGCACCGCGGCGGTGACGGCGGTTGCGGCGCGCCATCTGGCGCGGGAAGGGTTTGCCAGCATCGCCATCATTGGCTGTGGCCCAATCGGACGCATGCAATTGACGACGCTGCTGGAGCAGTTTCCTTCCATCACCGATGTGCATTTGTTCGACCTCAATGTGAGCGCGGTGCGCGCGCTCATTAAAGAGGTGAGCGTCGAACATGGCGACGTCCGATTTTTTATTGCGGATTCGGCCGAGGCCGCCGTGCGCGCCGGAGATGTGGTGGCGCCGTGCACCGTCACCGACAAGCCTTATATCCCGTTCGAGTGGCTGCGCACCGGTTCCTTCGTCAGCAATGTCTCGATCATGGACGTGCACAAGGAAGTTTTTTTGCAGGTTGATAAAGTGGTGGTGGACGATTGGGATCAGTGCAACCGGGAAAAGAAAGTGATAAACCAATTGGTGATGGAGGGGCGCTTCTCCCGTGAACAGTTGCACGCCGAGCTGGGCGAGATTGTCGAGGGAAGGCGTCCGGGGCGCGAAACGGAGGAAGAAATCATTCTGCTCAATCCCATGGGCATGGCCATCGATGACCTGGCGTGTGCTCACGCGCTCTACCAGCAGGCGCTTTCGACCGGCATCGGCACCTGGCTGAAACTGTACTGA